A stretch of the Capsicum annuum cultivar UCD-10X-F1 chromosome 10, UCD10Xv1.1, whole genome shotgun sequence genome encodes the following:
- the LOC124888041 gene encoding ATP synthase subunit a, with protein sequence MPQLDKFTYFTLDLAQIVSSPLEQFEIIPLIPMKIGNLYFSFTNPSLFMLLTLSLVLLLVYFVTKKGGGNSVPNAWQSLVELIYDFVLNPVNEQIGGLSGNVKQKFSPRISVTFTYSLFCNPQGMIPYSFTVTSHFLITLGLSFSIFIGITIVGFQKNGLHFLSFLLPAGVPLPLAPFLVLLELIPYCFRALSSGIRLFANMMAVHSSVKILSGFAWTMLCMNDLLYFIGDLGPLFIVLALTGLELGVAISQAHVSTILICIYLNDAINLHQSAYFFIIEQKRV encoded by the coding sequence ATGCCTCAACTAGATAAATTCACTTATTTCACACTGGATCTAGCGCAGATCGTCTCCAGCCCACTTGAACAATTTGAAATAATCCCATTGATTCCTATGAAAATAGGAAACTTATATTTCTCATTCACAAATCCATCTTTGTTTATGCTACTAACTCTCAGTTTGGTCCTACTTTTGGTTTATTTTGTTACTAAAAAGGGAGGAGGAAACTCAGTACCAAATGCTTGGCAATCCTTGGTAGAGCTTATTTATGATTTCGTGCTGAACCCGGTAAACGAACAAATAGGTGGTCTTTCCGGAAATGTTAAACAAAAGTTTTCCCCTCGCATCTCGGTCACTTTTACTTATTCGTTATTTTGTAATCCCCAGGGTATGATACCTTATAGCTTCACAGTTACAAGTCATTTTCTCATTACTTTGGGTCtctcattttctatttttattggcATTACTATAGTGGGATTTCAAAAAAATGGGCTTCATTTTTTAAGCTTCTTATTACCTGCAGGAGTCCCACTGCCGTTAGCACCTTTTTTAGTACTCCTTGAGCTAATCCCTTATTGTTTTCGAGCATTAAGCTCAGGAATACGTTTATTTGCTAATATGATGGCCGTTCATAGTTCAGTAAAGATTTTAAGTGGGTTCGCTTGGACTATGCTATGTATGAATGATCTTTTATATTTCATAGGGGATCTTGGTCCTTTATTTATAGTTCTTGCATTAACCGGTCTGGAATTAGGTGTAGCTATATCACAAGCTCATGTTTCTACGATCTTAATCTGTATTTACTTGAATGATGCTATAAATCTTCATCAAAGtgcttatttttttataattgaacAAAAGCGAGTCTGA